TCTTAGGCCTTGCCTTCATCGTGTTGATGCTGGTCTTCCGCTCCATCTGGGTTCCGCTCATTGCCGCCGCGGGCTACGGGCTGTCAGTGGCCGCCACCTTCGGAATCACCGTTGGAATCTGGCAAGAGGGCATGTTCGGCCTCGTCAACGATCCGCAGCCGCTGCTGTCCTTCCTGCCCATCATGCTCATCGGCCTGACCTTTGGCCTGGCCATGGACTACCAGGTCTTCTTGGTCACCCGCATGCGCGAGGGTTACGTCAGCGGCAAGACCGCCGCCAACGCGACCTCGAATGGCTTTAAGCACGGCGCGCGCGTGGTCACGGCAGCAGCGCTCATCATGATTTCGGTCTTTGCGGCGTTTATCCTGATGGACGAGCCATTCATTAAGACCATGGGCTTTGCCCTGGCTATGGGCGTGCTTATCGATGCCTTCGTTATCCGCATGATGGTCATCCCCGCCACCATGTTCCTCCTAGGAGACAAGGCGTGGTGGTTCCCCAAGTGGTTGAATAAGATCGTGCCTAATATGGATATCGAGGGCGAGGCCCTGCACAAGGAACGCGAGGCGCTCCTGCACTTCCAGCACGACAAGGTAGGAAAGGTTCATCGTGACTAGTTTGCGCGAATCCAAGAAGCTAGCAACGCGCCAGGCCATGTCCGATGCCGCGGCCCGTCTCGCCTTGGACGGCGGCGCTGAGGCAGTCACGGTCTCCAATATCACCAGCGCCGTCGGGGTCTCCCCGCGCACGTTCCACAATTATTTTTCCTCGGTGGCCGATTCCCTCTTGCACTACACCGCGGATGTCCTCGAGGCATTCGCGGCGGATATTCCCACCGCCTTTCCCGGCGAGCCCATCTCTTCGGTCTTGGAATTAACGCTCATTGATGCCCTCGACAACGAATACATGGAGCTGCGCTCGCTGCACAGTCTGTTCAAAATCGGTGAGGCGATGGAAAACCTCAGCCACACCGCTGAGGAAAAGAAGAAATTCGATAGCGTCACTCACAGGATCATCGCTGCTTTTCAAGAGCGCTACCCCGAATATTCGACCTTCGAGCTCACCGTCATCTTGAACGCGTGCGGCAGCACCGGCAATGCCT
This is a stretch of genomic DNA from Corynebacterium accolens. It encodes these proteins:
- a CDS encoding TetR/AcrR family transcriptional regulator, whose amino-acid sequence is MTSLRESKKLATRQAMSDAAARLALDGGAEAVTVSNITSAVGVSPRTFHNYFSSVADSLLHYTADVLEAFAADIPTAFPGEPISSVLELTLIDALDNEYMELRSLHSLFKIGEAMENLSHTAEEKKKFDSVTHRIIAAFQERYPEYSTFELTVILNACGSTGNACQQELKRRCEGGKPPNKQERDELVHHAFATLRGLA